One Benincasa hispida cultivar B227 chromosome 5, ASM972705v1, whole genome shotgun sequence genomic window carries:
- the LOC120077973 gene encoding cytochrome b561 and DOMON domain-containing protein At2g04850, whose amino-acid sequence MLRCHLLLLLLCSSISVALSAHCTTVTATKTFQKCMNLPTQQASIAWTFHPHNATLDLVFFGNFISPSGWVGWGINPSSPGMTGARVLIAFSDPNSGQIVVLPYILDPTVKLQRTPLLSRPLDIRLLSSSAALYGGKMATVHNGAALHIYATLKLIPNKTKIHLIWNRGLYVQGYSPTIHPTTADDLSSIATLDVASGTAASQSDEIQTLKVIHGILNAVSWGLLLPIGAVTARYLRHVQTLGPAWFYAHAGVQLAGFALGTIGFVIGIRLGELSPGVEYSLHRKLGIAVFALGGLQTLALLFRPKTTNKFRKYWKSYHHFVGYACVVIGTVNVFQGFEAMAASGSYAKLAYCLGLSTLVGICVALEVNSWVVFCRKSQEEKMRREGLIGASEKESGSYN is encoded by the coding sequence ATGCTCCGTTGTCATCTCCTCCTTCTCCTCCTCTGTTCTTCCATCTCCGTCGCACTCTCCGCCCATTGCACCACCGTCACTGCCACCAAAACCTTCCAAAAATGTATGAATCTCCCGACCCAACAAGCTTCCATTGCTTGGACTTTTCACCCTCACAATGCCACGTTGGACCTTGTCTTCTTCGGCAATTTCATTTCTCCCTCTGGTTGGGTCGGCTGGGGAATCAACCCCTCGTCGCCAGGGATGACCGGAGCTCGAGTTCTAATCGCCTTCTCCGATCCAAACTCCGGCCAAATTGTTGTACTCCCTTACAttcttgacccaactgtaaagtTACAGAGAACCCCTCTTCTCTCTCGCCCTCTCGACATCCGTCTACTTTCTTCCTCCGCCGCCTTGTACGGAGGCAAAATGGCCACCGTACACAACGGCGCCGCCCTCCATATCTACGCCACACTAAAACTCATCCCAAACAAAACCAAAATCCATCTCATCTGGAACCGCGGATTGTACGTCCAAGGCTATTCCCCAACCATCCATCCAACCACGGCCGACGACCTCTCTTCAATCGCAACTCTCGACGTCGCCTCCGGCACCGCCGCAAGCCAGAGCGACGAAATCCAAACACTCAAAGTCATCCACGGCATCCTCAATGCCGTATCCTGGGGACTCCTACTCCCAATCGGCGCCGTAACAGCCCGATACCTCCGACACGTACAAACCCTGGGTCCGGCGTGGTTCTACGCCCACGCCGGAGTCCAACTCGCTGGATTCGCTCTAGGAACAATCGGATTCGTGATAGGAATCCGATTAGGGGAGCTTTCACCAGGAGTTGAATATTCGCTACACAGAAAATTAGGGATTGCGGTATTTGCCCTAGGTGGATTACAGACATTGGCGCTGCTATTCAGGCCGAAAACTACGAACAAATTCAGAAAGTATTGGAAATCTTACCATCATTTCGTTGGATATGCGTGCGTGGTGATCGGAACGGTGAACGTGTTCCAAGGATTTGAAGCGATGGCGGCGAGTGGATCGTACGCGAAATTAGCGTATTGCTTAGGGCTTTCGACGCTGGTAGGGATTTGTGTGGCGTTGGAGGTGAATTCATGGGTGGTTTTTTGCAGAAAATCGCAAGAGGAGAAGATGAGAAGAGAAGGATTGATTGGAGCTTCTGAGAAGGAAAGTGGAAGCTATAACTAA
- the LOC120077800 gene encoding splicing factor ESS-2 homolog, whose translation MLLSPGHSPRHISSPSPSTVSENVIQNPQSSSSIITPQSSRKHPKVLDEDSYVEAIEKIIERDYFPDISKLRDRLDWLEAIKSADPILIRDAQLKIMERRGQKVKRLNPDGKSQTPGSTFMRSFTPFDEFEGKTPKTPGFGGSGIAGETEEGGCDDKVVDESLSLDEFFRQYTSEDNFSFSKILEKDNRKRKERYAYLTEGEKEYVKSIEDVKRDRITDGYGTSDQPPSTLEGWKYTAKNLLMYHPSDRGEAPLTEEERAVRLKCLTKEINRSSTRFHGKVMDSRPKEDGTVEVLYTPVAGATPHPVLDRDGDRLKKYDLEDLRKTPNPFYVESGKKAENGYSFVRTPSPAPGVDESPFITWGEIEGTPLRLDPEETPIDIGGSVDGPRYNIPCPAARDEKAHSLSREAARKLREKSKMFQKPPLPSPVRGGSASPSVRRTLSPAAQKFVRNAIAKSSSSFDETLRASYRGGSPSAATPKSGRSLSRFARDGSFGSRSPSVKEGSNPAW comes from the coding sequence ATGCTTCTTTCTCCGGGTCATTCTCCCCGGCACATCTCATCACCATCGCCGTCGACGGTTTCCGAGAACGTGATCCAAAATCCACAGAGTTCGTCTTCGATTATTACGCCTCAGAGCTCTAGGAAACATCCCAAGGTTCTTGATGAGGATTCTTATGTGGAAGCGATTGAGAAGATTATCGAGCGTGATTACTTTCCCGACATTTCAAAGCTCAGAGATCGTCTCGATTGGCTTGAAGCGATTAAAAGTGCAGACCCGATTTTAATCCGAGATGCGCAGTTGAAGATCATGGAGCGTCGTGGTCAGAAGGTTAAACGTTTGAACCCTGATGGTAAGTCTCAAACACCTGGTTCCACTTTTATGAGAAGTTTTACTCCTTTTGATGAATTTGAGGGCAAAACCCCGAAAACGCCCGGCTTTGGTGGAAGTGGAATTGCCGGTGAAACAGAGGAGGGTGGTTGTGATGATAAGGTGGTGGATGAATCGTTGTCGCTTGATGAGTTTTTTAGGCAATATACGAGCGAggataattttagtttttcaaaaattctGGAGAAAGATAATAGGAAGAGGAAGGAGAGATACGCTTATTTGACGGAGGGTGAAAAGGAATATGTGAAGTCAATTGAGGATGTGAAGAGAGATAGAATAACTGATGGTTATGGAACTTCCGATCAGCCGCCGAGTACCTTGGAAGGATGGAAATATACTGCAAAAAATTTATTGATGTATCATCCATCCGATAGAGGTGAGGCTCCATTGACAGAGGAAGAAAGGGCTGTTAGATTGAAGTGTCTAACCAAAGAAATTAATCGATCAAGCACTCGGTTCCATGGTAAAGTGATGGATTCAAGGCCAAAAGAAGATGGTACAGTTGAAGTACTTTATACCCCAGTGGCTGGAGCTACGCCACATCCTGTGCTGGATAGAGATGGGGATAGATTGAAGAAGTATGATTTGGAGGATTTGAGGAAGACCCCCAATCCATTTTATGTAGAATCAGGGAAAAAGGCTGAGAATGGCTACAGTTTTGTCCGAACGCCGTCGCCTGCACCTGGTGTTGATGAATCTCCCTTTATTACATGGGGTGAAATTGAAGGAACGCCCTTGAGACTAGATCCTGAGGAGACGCCTATTGACATTGGTGGTTCTGTTGATGGACCTCGTTATAATATTCCATGTCCAGCTGCTAGAGATGAGAAGGCTCATTCACTTTCAAGGGAGGCCGCAAGAAAGCTAAGGGAGAAATCGAAGATGTTTCAGAAGCCTCCGTTGCCATCACCTGTTAGAGGGGGAAGTGCTAGCCCAAGTGTAAGGAGGACCCTTTCTCCAGCCGCCCAGAAGTTCGTTAGGAATGCAATAGCCAAGTCGTCATCTTCATTTGACGAAACCCTTCGAGCCAGTTACAGAGGTGGAAGCCCGAGTGCAGCGACACCTAAAAGCGGGAGGAGTTTGTCTAGGTTTGCAAGAGATGGGAGCTTTGGCTCTAGGTCACCTTCTGTTAAAGAAGGTTCTAATCCTGCTTGGTGA
- the LOC120077799 gene encoding BTB/POZ domain-containing protein At5g48130, with amino-acid sequence MAVISPKVSSVASSPFTSPNIGVLLKIKIISWSQETGLPVSVRIRVGDRIFHLHKHPLLSKSGYFQKRLNELTEYELPSDFPGGPETFELLALFIYGSSTLVDPFNVAALRCAAEFLEMTDDYCSSNLCERFDIYLNQVVFQSWDDTLIVLQKCQQLLPWSEELLIVSRCIESLAFMACMEILDPERRRDQPVVTMDALASQVWSCETVKEILCQDLWIKDLIALPFEFFKRVVGSLRRQGMKEKYVSPIIVFYANKWILSEKMRQFWESTDEKVADDEAIEKVSYILQGLLDLLPMGQRTSRVVPVGFYFALLSKSLEIGLKSNNLQKLQDQIASVLQFAQVEDFLLPKTGAGSVSSSIELATMEKILETFVSSNMKMNHHHSGSNSIVAELWDEYLTYIAPDPKLEQKRFVELIEKVPGAWRENHNHLYRAVNTFLQAQSQLSQEEKWAVCKYLNCQKLSQEACIEAVQNELMPLRLIVQALFVQQLNTQQVFKECSSSFRFARYGEFSGSLSSSRFPNSNSLNLRDSPYTDGADPNRRTLSFLLQKDHVIQTHESSRNEYESTSFRIQNLEQELISLKKSIQWQTLSKKTETMSSSKAEGRTKLPDVESRYSSKKNNSHEQVTGCIGSVNFSTQRNYASRLFKIFSGIRLFGSRKQKRKTGFPALWRRSMYQINHRLDL; translated from the exons ATGGCAGTGATCAGCCCCAAAGTCAGCTCAGTGGCTTCTAGTCCTTTCACTTCACCGAATATTGGGGTTTTGCTTAAGATCAAGATCATTTCATG GAGCCAAGAAACTGGTTTGCCTGTTTCTGTTCGGATTCGTGTTGGGGATAGGATCTTCCACCTCCACAAG CATCCTCTCCTGTCAAAGAGTGGATACTTTCAGAAACGGTTGAATGAATTGACCGAGTATGAGCTCCCATCAGACTTTCCTGGAGGACCCGAAACCTTTGAGTTACTTGCACTATTCATCTATGGCTCCTCTACTCTCGTTGATCCTTTTAATGTCGCAGCCCTCCGATGTGCTGCAGAGTTTCTCGAAATGACAGACGATTACTGTTCCAGTAACCTATGTGAACGATTCGATATCTATTTGAATCAAGTGGTCTTCCAAAGCTGGGATGATACACTAATTGTACTCCAAAAATGTCAACAATTGCTTCCTTGGTCTGAGGAGCTTTTAATTGTAAGCCGTTGCATCGAATCGCTTGCCTTCATGGCTTGCATGGAGATCCTTGACCCCGAGAGAAGACGAGACCAACCAGTTGTAACGATGGATGCATTGGCTAGTCAGGTTTGGAGCTGTGAAACAGTGAAAGAAATCTTGTGCCAAGATCTTTGGATCAAGGACCTCATTGCTCTGCCATTTGAATTCTTCAAAAGAGTAGTGGGATCCCTGAGAAGACAAggtatgaaagaaaaatatgtcAGCCCAATCATCGTTTTCTACGCGAACAAATGGATTCTTTCTGAAAAAATGCGCCAGTTCTGGGAGAGTACTGATGAGAAGGTTGCCGATgatgaagcaattgaaaaggTTTCATATATCTTACAAGGTCTTCTTGATCTTCTGCCTATGGGACAGAGGACTAGTAGAGTGGTTCCAGTAGGCTTTTACTTTGCATTGCTTTCAAAATCACTTGAAATTGGTCTAAAAAGTAACAACCTGCAAAAACTGCAAGACCAGATAGCATCAGTATTACAGTTTGCCCAAGTGGAAGACTTTCTTCTGCCGAAAACTGGGGCAGGCTCGGTTTCTTCCAGCATCGAATTAGCTACGATGGAGAAGATATTAGAGACATTTGTATCTTCTAACATGAAGATGAATCACCACCATTCTGGAAGCAACTCAATTGTAGCAGAGTTGTGGGATGAATATCTGACCTACATAGCTCCTGATCCAAAACTCGAACAGAAGCGATTTGTGGAACTAATTGAAAAAGTGCCTGGGGCGTGGCGAGAGAATCACAATCACCTTTATAGGGCAGTAAATACATTCCTGCAG GCACAATCACAACTTTCCCAGGAGGAAAAATGGGCAGTGTGCAAGTACCTCAACTGCCAGAAGCTATCACAAGAGGCATGCATTGAAGCTGTTCAAAATGAGTTGATGCCACTTCGCTTGATAGTTCAAGCGCTTTTCGTTCAGCAATTGAATACCCAACAGGTGTTCAAAGAGTGTTCAAGCTCATTTAGGTTTGCACGTTATGGCGAATTCTCAGGGAGCCTTTCGAGCTCTAGATTTCCGAACTCGAACAGCCTGAATCTACGAGACAGTCCTTATACAGATGGAGCTGATCCAAACAGAAGAACTTTAAGCTTCTTGCTACAGAAAGACCATGTGATCCAGACACATGAATCCTCAAGAAATGAGTACGAGTCAACAAGTTTCCGAATCCAGAATCTGGAACAAGAGCTGATTTCTTTGAAGAAAAGCATTCAATGGCAGACATTATCCAAGAAAACGGAGACAATGTCAAGCAGCAAAGCAGAAGGAAGAACAAAACTGCCGGATGTGGAAAGTAGATACTCAAGCAAGAAAAATAACTCACACGAACAGGTAACGGGGTGCATCGGCTCCGTTAACTTTTCCACTCAAAGAAACTATGCAAGTCGTCTATTTAAGATCTTCAGCGGAATACGTCTATTTGGAAGTAGGAAACAGAAAAGAAAGACGGGGTTTCCGGCTCTTTGGCGCAGGTCAATGTATCAGATTAACCATCGGCTGGATTTGTAA